A single Mercenaria mercenaria strain notata chromosome 9, MADL_Memer_1, whole genome shotgun sequence DNA region contains:
- the LOC123546879 gene encoding uncharacterized protein LOC123546879 has protein sequence MDIIPTMFLCLATVLALVMNVFFIVVFIRRKRLRTPATLPVSMVLVHLAFVDLIATILWTLFAAITAVTDTWIISDVNSSLHKPFCDLQVYIMTFCNVITAHTLMALMFERFLWIFKPSKRQEIVFDLVVVLFLVALYIFNGSISSFVLWGFGQTDFFPDQYQCAVAYEESASHFQFTLAMHYWIPIAVIVPLYVAILIRVRILQKRRGPDGVIVLEENLKAVGDSYSDRLKEMYMKFRGAGAKSVKPKVKKTKKKTNDGFVSDDDDFNSSDEEKSKADEAVMSRDYMEKPERKRERKMYFLSRQDLREAHMYALISAVYFVLWTPYMTRNILYTYYYYDINISSEIVTTTVILTHFCSCVKVPFYLLSDRMRGAMKKTLCRGKVDDNKKRKFDAPHQEENMKREETTEL, from the coding sequence ATGGATATTATTCCAACGATGTTCCTTTGCTTGGCCACTGTGCTAGCTTTGGTCATGAACGTTTTCTTTATCGTGGTATTCATACGGCGAAAGCGACTTCGGACCCCTGCTACACTTCCGGTCAGCATGGTTTTAGTACACCTGGCATTTGTTGACCTAATTGCCACGATATTATGGACACTGTTCGCCGCGATTACCGCTGTAACTGACACGTGGATCATTTCAGATGTGAACAGTAGTTTGCACAAACCTTTCTGTGATCTGCAAGTATATATTATGACATTTTGCAACGTAATAACTGCACACACTCTCATGGCTTTGATGTTTGAAcgatttttatggatttttaaacCATCAAAGCGACAAGAAATCGTATTTGATTTAGTTGTGGTTTTGTTCCTTGTTGCACTCTATATTTTCAATGGCAGCATTTCGTCCTTTGTCTTATGGGGATTTGGACAGACCGATTTCTTTCCGGACCAGTATCAGTGTGCAGTGGCGTATGAGGAGTCCGCCTCTCACTTCCAATTTACACTTGCAATGCATTATTGGATACCCATTGCTGTGATTGTACCTCTATATGTAGCTATACTTATTCGAGTTCGAATCCTGCAAAAACGCCGCGGACCTGACGGTGTAATTGTTCTAGAAGAAAACTTAAAGGCTGTGGGTGATTCGTATTCCGACAGGCTGAAGGAGATGTACATGAAGTTTCGAGGGGCTGGAGCAAAATCTGTCAAACCAAAAGTCAAGAAAACCAAGAAGAAAACAAATGATGGTTTCGTGAGCGATGACGATGATTTCAATTCATCAGACGAGGAAAAGAGCAAAGCCGATGAAGCCGTAATGTCACGTGACTATATGGAAAAGCCTGAAAGAAAACGAGAGAGGAAGATGTACTTTTTGTCAAGACAAGATTTACGCGAAGCGCACATGTATGCCCTAATTTCGGCCGTGTATTTCGTTTTGTGGACACCATATATGACACGAAACATTTTGTATACTTACTACTACTATGACATCAATATAAGCTCGGAGATTGTCACGACAACTgtcattttaacacatttttgcTCTTGTGTCAAAGTGCCATTCTATCTGTTGTCTGACAGAATGAGAGGAGCGATGAAGAAGACCCTTTGCCGTGGCAAAGTAGATGATAACAAGAAAAGGAAGTTTGATGCCCCGCATCAAGAAGAAAATATGAAACGCGAAGAAACAACTGAACTTTAG